TCGCACGGCGGAGGGGACGTGCGCCTAGGGCGGGCTCGTAGCCCAGGTCCACCAGGCGGTTCTTCGCCGCGTCGTCCACGTCCAAAGTCAATTTCCGATCCTTGAGCATGCGCTCCAACTTGCGCAGTTGAATGTCCGTGATCAGGCGCAAGTGGTCCTTGGTCAAGGAGCGGAAGACGACGACGTCATCCACGCGATTGAGGAACTCGGGGCGAAAGAAGGCTCGCAGCTCGTCCAGCAGCACATCGCGCAAAGCTTCCCGGCCTTCTTCGTTGTCGAAGAGCTTGGGGTCGGCTTCGAGAATGCGCTGGGAGCCGATGTTGCTGGTCATGATCACGACGGTGTTCGAGAAGTCCGCCAAGCGACCGCGCCCATCCGTGAGGCGGCCATCGTCGAGCACCTGCAAGAGCAGGTTGAAGACGTCTTGGTGCGCTTTTTCCACCTCGTCGAAGAGCAACACGGAGTAGGGGCGACGCCGGACGGCTTCCGTCAGGAACCCACCTTGGTCGCTGTCGGCATAGCCGGGCGGCGCGCCGATCAAGCGCTGCGCCATGTGGCGCTCCATGAACTCGCTCATGTCGAGGCGCGTGAGCGCCAGCTCGTCGTCGAACAGGAACTGCGCGAGCGCCTTGGCCAGCTCCGTCTTTCCGACGCCGCTGGGTCCGAGGAACAAGAAGGAGCCAATGGGCTTGCCGGGATCGCGCAGTCCCACCCGACCGCGACGCACGGCGCGCGCGATGGCACCGACGGCGTCGTCCTGACCCACGACCCGCTGTTCCAGTCGCTCCTCCATCTTCAGCAGCTTGTCGGCTTCGCCCTCGAGCATCTTGGCGACGGGAACGCCCGTCCACACCGCGAGGCGGGCTGCAACGTCCTCTTCGGTGACTTCGCGAGAGCCTTGCAGGGCTCCCGCGCTGCGCGCCGCGGCTTCGGCAGCGGCATGGCGCTTCTCCAGATCCGGCAAGGTCACGTGTTCGATCTCGCCGAGCTTGGCGAAGTCCTTCGCTTCCCGCGCGGCTTCTTGCGCAGCTTTGGCGCTGGCTAGTTCGTTGGCCAAGGCGCGCACCGCGGCCACGGCACCCCGACGGGATTCCATCTTGGCTCGCATCTCGCTCACTTTGGGCTCCAGTTCGCTGGCTTCGGCGGTGAGCTTCTCGCGGGCAGCGAGGGTCGTGGCATCGGTGGAGTGATCCAAGGAATGCAGTTGCGCCTTGAGGGACTCGAGCCGCCGAATCGCCTCGTCTACGTCCGCCGGGACACCGTCGGTTTCCACGCGTTTGGCCGCGGCGGTCTCATCCAACAAGTCGATGGCACAGTCAGGCAGGAACTTGTCCTGCACGTAGCGCCTGGCCAGCCGCACCGACGCGACGATGGCGCTCTCGCTGATTTGCACCTGGTGTCGCTCTTCGTAGCGACT
The nucleotide sequence above comes from Polyangiaceae bacterium. Encoded proteins:
- a CDS encoding AAA family ATPase gives rise to the protein MAASETTTLSLDRFAPDARALVAGAQALADERKHVEVQPLHLLVCGLGLDAGVGAVLRAAGADVVELQASAERALGELPKAQEPSYLSAAMLDLLERAQRESDRDHASSVQVDHLLNALSQEIRGPAGELLGAHRIGPGSLRPHMSALKSVPRTQRRPATKAATVDHYTHDLIEDARAGRIDPVIGRDAEVRRLLSILERRQKSHPLLVGEPGVGKGAVVGALAQRIAEGDVPTSLAGVRLLELDAAALVAGTRLRSDVDERVRTLLSSLRDSTTAMPILVVRGVEQLFAQGPTGSAVGDLLKSPLAYGELRMLATTTPEGLRKIADKDPTVLRHFSQLPLEEPSVDGAIEILRGIASRYEERHQVQISESAIVASVRLARRYVQDKFLPDCAIDLLDETAAAKRVETDGVPADVDEAIRRLESLKAQLHSLDHSTDATTLAAREKLTAEASELEPKVSEMRAKMESRRGAVAAVRALANELASAKAAQEAAREAKDFAKLGEIEHVTLPDLEKRHAAAEAAARSAGALQGSREVTEEDVAARLAVWTGVPVAKMLEGEADKLLKMEERLEQRVVGQDDAVGAIARAVRRGRVGLRDPGKPIGSFLFLGPSGVGKTELAKALAQFLFDDELALTRLDMSEFMERHMAQRLIGAPPGYADSDQGGFLTEAVRRRPYSVLLFDEVEKAHQDVFNLLLQVLDDGRLTDGRGRLADFSNTVVIMTSNIGSQRILEADPKLFDNEEGREALRDVLLDELRAFFRPEFLNRVDDVVVFRSLTKDHLRLITDIQLRKLERMLKDRKLTLDVDDAAKNRLVDLGYEPALGARPLRRAILRELQDPLAESILSAKYPEGTKIRVKLDGDKFVFST